One region of Epilithonimonas zeae genomic DNA includes:
- a CDS encoding SprT-like domain-containing protein, giving the protein MSINTLEQYLPDNTFPFLKKWFSDYYIHIKITKNRNSKLGDYRKLPDKSHQITVNSTLDKQLFFFVLTHELAHLIAFEKFNFRISAHGKEWKDTFREMLLESIDIYTEDLKPIIKKFSKNPKANFMASPELVRYFHIENPEENFVFVEDLLINDEFHYKGDDYRLLEKKKKLYLCVHLKNSKKYLFRALAKVEKLTLNEEQ; this is encoded by the coding sequence ATGTCAATCAACACTTTAGAGCAATATCTTCCGGATAATACGTTTCCTTTTCTCAAAAAATGGTTCTCGGATTATTACATCCACATTAAGATTACAAAGAACCGAAACAGCAAGTTAGGAGATTACAGAAAATTGCCAGACAAATCGCATCAGATAACGGTTAATTCTACTTTAGATAAACAATTATTCTTTTTTGTACTGACACATGAATTAGCTCATCTTATTGCTTTTGAGAAATTTAATTTCAGAATCAGTGCACACGGCAAAGAATGGAAAGATACTTTCCGAGAAATGCTTTTGGAAAGTATTGACATTTATACAGAAGATTTGAAGCCAATTATCAAGAAATTTTCCAAAAACCCAAAAGCCAACTTTATGGCAAGTCCAGAATTAGTACGTTATTTTCACATCGAAAATCCTGAAGAAAATTTTGTTTTTGTTGAGGATTTGTTAATTAATGATGAATTTCACTACAAAGGAGACGATTACAGGTTATTAGAAAAAAAGAAAAAGTTATATCTTTGCGTTCACTTAAAAAACTCAAAAAAATATCTCTTCCGTGCTTTAGCGAAAGTAGAAAAATTAACATTAAATGAAGAACAATAA
- a CDS encoding T9SS type A sorting domain-containing protein has protein sequence MKKHLQFIFFFFISVKLLSQDGSLDNTFNATNVGIDGLVLGITVQPDNKILVSGRFNFYNNISRNNIVRLNSDGNLDPSFNPSSGSDQQIHTSAVQPDGKILIGGYFSKFNGVSMNRIARLNIDGSLDTSFNPGNGANDIINSIIVLPDGKILIAGYFTTYNGISRNRIARLNTDGSLDASFNYVTGANSNIEDIILQTDGKILIAGDFSTFNNITARSIARLNYDGTLDTNFLGNGSSTISSIALQKDGKIIIGGYFTTYNGTSINRIARLNSNGTLDTSFNTGNGANGTVYCVIPQPDGKILVGGDFTAYNSSSLGSLIRLNTNGSLDSSFNVGTGTNSNILDITLQADNKILIGGGFTTFNSVEKNKLARLNNTPNLDIKDYTEKNVFSYPNPVTDILYIENAINNRAYIYNLAGDLIKIFDVENNKSNVNLGSLKDGNYILILYDGENKKTIKIIKK, from the coding sequence ATGAAAAAACATTTACAATTTATTTTTTTCTTTTTCATTTCTGTAAAGCTATTATCCCAAGATGGTAGTCTTGATAATACTTTTAATGCTACAAATGTTGGTATCGATGGCTTAGTTCTTGGTATAACTGTACAACCTGACAATAAAATACTGGTCTCTGGTCGATTTAATTTTTACAACAATATTAGCAGAAACAATATTGTTCGTTTAAATTCTGATGGAAATTTAGATCCAAGCTTTAATCCATCTTCGGGATCAGATCAGCAAATACATACTTCTGCTGTTCAGCCTGACGGGAAAATTCTAATTGGTGGATATTTTTCAAAATTTAACGGGGTTTCTATGAATCGTATAGCTCGTCTGAATATTGATGGCTCTTTAGATACTTCTTTTAATCCAGGTAATGGAGCGAATGATATTATCAATAGTATTATAGTACTTCCAGATGGAAAAATTTTAATTGCTGGTTACTTTACAACATATAATGGGATATCCCGAAATCGTATTGCCCGGTTGAATACTGATGGTAGTTTGGATGCAAGTTTCAATTATGTCACTGGTGCCAACAGCAACATTGAGGATATTATTTTACAAACTGATGGCAAAATTCTCATCGCAGGAGATTTTTCCACATTCAATAATATCACAGCTAGATCCATTGCAAGATTAAATTATGATGGAACTTTAGACACTAATTTTTTAGGAAATGGCTCAAGTACAATAAGTAGTATTGCATTACAAAAAGATGGAAAAATTATCATTGGCGGCTATTTTACAACATACAATGGAACATCAATAAATCGTATTGCTCGTCTCAATTCAAATGGTACTTTGGATACAAGTTTCAATACAGGAAATGGGGCGAATGGTACTGTTTACTGTGTAATTCCACAGCCAGATGGAAAAATACTTGTTGGTGGAGATTTTACCGCATATAACAGTTCTTCACTAGGAAGTCTTATTCGTCTGAATACAAATGGATCTTTAGATAGCTCTTTTAATGTTGGAACAGGTACAAATAGTAATATTCTTGATATTACATTGCAGGCTGACAATAAAATACTAATCGGAGGCGGCTTTACAACTTTCAACTCTGTAGAAAAGAACAAGTTAGCACGTTTAAACAACACGCCAAATCTTGATATTAAGGATTATACAGAAAAAAATGTTTTTTCATATCCAAATCCTGTAACGGATATATTATACATCGAAAATGCTATTAATAATAGAGCCTACATTTATAATTTAGCTGGAGACTTAATTAAAATTTTTGATGTGGAAAATAATAAAAGCAATGTAAACCTTGGCTCACTTAAAGATGGTAATTATATTTTGATATTATATGACGGTGAGAATAAAAAAACTATTAAAATCATCAAGAAATAA
- the rnhA gene encoding ribonuclease HI — protein MRIEIFTDGACSGNPGPGGYGILMRVPEKKYQKTYSKGFRKTTNNRMELMAVIVALGNLRTSDNDVHIYTDSKYVADAINQKWIYGWIKRGWKNVKNPDLWKAFYKLYQLHQPKFHWIKGHAGHPENEICDQLAVTASKSGKLEIDTFFENPIEGGMF, from the coding sequence TTGAGAATCGAAATCTTTACAGACGGTGCCTGCAGTGGAAATCCCGGACCTGGCGGTTATGGAATCTTAATGCGTGTTCCGGAAAAGAAATATCAGAAAACCTACTCCAAAGGCTTCCGAAAAACTACCAACAACCGAATGGAATTGATGGCAGTTATTGTTGCTCTTGGTAATCTGAGAACGTCTGACAATGATGTCCATATCTACACCGACAGCAAATATGTTGCAGATGCCATTAACCAAAAATGGATTTACGGTTGGATCAAACGAGGTTGGAAAAACGTAAAAAATCCTGATCTTTGGAAAGCTTTCTATAAACTCTATCAGCTTCATCAACCTAAATTTCATTGGATTAAAGGACACGCAGGTCATCCTGAAAATGAAATTTGTGATCAATTAGCCGTGACTGCTTCAAAATCCGGAAAGTTGGAAATCGATACTTTTTTTGAAAATCCGATTGAAGGAGGAATGTTCTGA
- a CDS encoding YifB family Mg chelatase-like AAA ATPase produces the protein MLVKISGAAIHGVSAQIITIEVNVDQGVGYHLVGLPDNAIKESSYRISAALKNSGFKIPGKKITINMAPADLRKEGSAYDMSIALGILAASDLIKAESLGEYIIMGELSLDGGLQPIKGVLPIAIKAREDGYKGFILPKQNAREAAIVNNLDVYGVENIKQVIDFFNDEIPLEKFEIDTRKEFQDKIDHFPFDFDEVKGQEAAKRAMEVAAAGGHNIILIGSPGSGKTMIAKRLPSILPPLNLKEALETTKIHSVAGKMGAETSLMTIRPFRSPHHTISDVALVGGGSYPQPGEISLAHNGVLFLDEMPEFKRAVLEVMRQPLEDRVVTISRAKFTIEYPASFMLVASMNPSPSGYFPDDPNNTSSALEMQRYMNKLSGPLLDRIDIHIEVSKVEYEQLAEKRKGESSLKIRERVIEARNKQTERFKNLDINYNAQMGPKEIEKYCELDEYSQLLLKTAMLKLNLSARAYDRILKVARTIADLENSENIQGDHISEAIQYRSLDRDFWNA, from the coding sequence ATGTTAGTCAAAATTTCCGGTGCCGCCATTCACGGCGTTTCCGCACAGATTATTACTATTGAAGTGAATGTAGATCAAGGCGTTGGTTATCATTTAGTAGGCTTACCAGATAATGCTATCAAGGAAAGTAGTTATAGGATTTCTGCTGCATTGAAGAATTCCGGCTTCAAAATTCCTGGGAAGAAAATTACGATTAATATGGCGCCGGCAGATCTTAGGAAAGAAGGTTCAGCTTATGATATGAGTATTGCTTTGGGGATTCTCGCAGCATCCGATTTGATCAAAGCAGAAAGTCTAGGGGAATATATTATTATGGGAGAGTTGTCTCTTGATGGCGGGCTTCAACCGATAAAAGGTGTTTTACCCATTGCAATCAAGGCCAGAGAAGATGGCTATAAAGGGTTTATTCTTCCAAAACAAAATGCAAGAGAAGCGGCAATTGTCAACAATCTGGATGTATATGGTGTTGAGAATATCAAACAAGTTATTGACTTTTTTAATGACGAAATTCCTTTAGAAAAGTTTGAGATTGATACAAGAAAAGAATTCCAAGATAAAATCGATCATTTTCCATTTGACTTTGATGAAGTTAAAGGGCAAGAAGCAGCCAAACGTGCGATGGAAGTTGCTGCAGCCGGCGGTCACAATATCATTCTGATCGGCTCTCCAGGAAGCGGAAAAACGATGATAGCGAAGAGACTGCCAAGCATTCTTCCGCCTTTGAATTTGAAGGAAGCACTGGAAACTACAAAAATCCATTCCGTAGCTGGTAAAATGGGAGCAGAAACATCACTGATGACAATCAGACCATTCCGCTCACCCCATCATACAATTTCAGACGTTGCACTAGTCGGAGGTGGGAGCTATCCTCAACCAGGCGAGATTTCCTTAGCTCATAATGGAGTTCTGTTTCTGGACGAAATGCCAGAATTCAAACGTGCAGTTCTCGAAGTAATGCGACAACCTTTGGAAGATAGAGTTGTTACCATTTCCCGAGCTAAATTTACTATTGAATATCCTGCAAGTTTTATGCTCGTTGCAAGTATGAATCCAAGTCCAAGTGGTTATTTTCCCGATGATCCTAATAATACTTCATCAGCATTGGAAATGCAGCGTTATATGAATAAACTGTCCGGACCACTTCTAGACAGGATTGATATTCATATCGAAGTTTCAAAGGTTGAATACGAACAATTAGCTGAAAAAAGAAAAGGAGAAAGCAGTCTGAAAATCCGTGAACGGGTTATTGAAGCAAGAAATAAACAAACCGAGAGATTCAAGAATCTTGATATCAATTACAATGCACAGATGGGACCGAAAGAAATAGAAAAATATTGTGAATTGGACGAGTATTCTCAATTATTGCTTAAAACAGCAATGCTAAAACTTAATCTTTCCGCAAGAGCTTATGATAGGATTTTGAAGGTTGCCAGAACCATCGCCGATTTAGAAAACTCAGAAAATATCCAAGGTGATCATATTTCGGAAGCAATACAGTACAGAAGTCTGGATCGTGATTTTTGGAATGCCTAA
- a CDS encoding mannose-1-phosphate guanylyltransferase, protein MKNNNYCVIMAGGIGSRFWPMSTQKFPKQFHDILGTGRTMIQQTFDRISQLIPAENIYVITNQEYTELTQQQLPNIPVNNIVGEPAMKNTSACNLYMAKKIEDANPDANIIVMPADHLILKEKTFLDKVELAFELASKNDYLITLGITPTRPDTGYGYIQFIQENDEVISKVKTFTEKPNLEIAKSFIESGDFLWNAGIFVWSAKSILSAFTKYLPEMSNQFNGCEYNTEAEKEYIDVIYPIVSKISIDNGILEKADNVYVIPANIGWSDLGTWTSVYTNADKNDDNNAISSKNVLTYNSKGNVIRIKNQNKAAVIDGLKNYIIVDTEKALLICPRDNDQLIKDYVLDLKNLKKGERFM, encoded by the coding sequence ATGAAGAACAATAATTATTGCGTTATCATGGCTGGAGGTATCGGAAGTCGATTTTGGCCGATGAGTACCCAGAAATTTCCAAAGCAATTTCACGATATATTAGGAACAGGAAGAACGATGATTCAACAAACTTTTGACAGAATCAGTCAGTTAATTCCTGCAGAGAATATTTATGTTATTACCAATCAGGAATATACGGAATTAACACAACAACAATTACCAAATATTCCGGTAAATAATATCGTTGGCGAGCCTGCGATGAAGAATACTTCGGCGTGTAATCTTTATATGGCCAAAAAAATAGAAGATGCCAATCCTGATGCTAATATCATTGTAATGCCTGCTGATCATCTGATTTTGAAAGAAAAAACTTTTCTTGATAAAGTTGAGTTGGCTTTTGAGTTGGCTTCTAAAAATGATTATTTGATTACATTGGGAATTACGCCAACAAGACCTGATACGGGTTATGGTTACATTCAATTCATCCAAGAGAATGATGAAGTTATTTCTAAAGTAAAAACTTTCACAGAAAAACCGAACCTAGAAATAGCTAAAAGTTTTATAGAATCCGGAGATTTCCTTTGGAACGCAGGAATATTTGTATGGAGTGCAAAAAGTATTTTGTCCGCATTTACAAAATATTTACCTGAAATGTCCAACCAATTCAATGGCTGCGAATACAATACAGAAGCAGAAAAAGAATATATTGATGTGATTTATCCTATCGTTAGCAAGATTTCTATAGACAATGGAATTTTGGAAAAAGCTGATAATGTTTATGTAATTCCAGCAAATATAGGTTGGAGTGATCTTGGAACTTGGACTTCAGTTTACACCAATGCAGACAAAAATGATGACAATAACGCAATAAGTTCTAAAAATGTGTTGACTTACAACTCAAAAGGGAATGTTATTAGAATCAAAAATCAGAACAAAGCTGCAGTAATAGATGGTTTGAAAAACTATATTATTGTAGATACGGAAAAGGCTCTATTGATTTGCCCGAGAGATAATGATCAATTGATAAAAGATTATGTTTTGGATCTAAAAAACCTTAAGAAAGGCGAAAGATTTATGTAA
- a CDS encoding response regulator — protein sequence MFSKILIAEDHESSNFSVQKVLEDLAILNVDHVYYCDDAFEKLKKSLTSKFPYEMLITDLSFEEDHKKQLIKDGRELVKCCRDLYPELKVIVFSGENRIGVIDLLFKEFGINAYVKKARSDSKELKKAIEAVYNGDTYISHNLKLPIKSANTIEFSNYDITLLKLLSDGILQKNIPKKLQEKNIYPNSLSSVEKRINAMKLALAVKNTEELIASSKNIGII from the coding sequence ATGTTCAGTAAAATATTAATTGCAGAAGATCATGAAAGTAGTAATTTTTCTGTCCAAAAAGTATTGGAAGATTTGGCAATTCTTAATGTAGATCACGTTTATTATTGTGATGACGCTTTTGAAAAATTGAAAAAATCATTAACCTCGAAATTTCCTTATGAAATGCTGATTACCGATCTTTCTTTTGAGGAAGATCATAAGAAACAATTAATCAAAGATGGTCGTGAGTTGGTAAAGTGTTGCCGGGATTTGTATCCGGAACTGAAAGTGATTGTTTTTTCCGGAGAAAACAGAATTGGTGTTATCGACTTGTTATTCAAAGAGTTTGGAATTAATGCTTATGTCAAAAAAGCAAGATCTGACTCCAAAGAATTAAAGAAAGCAATAGAAGCTGTTTACAACGGAGACACCTACATTTCTCACAATTTAAAACTCCCAATAAAAAGTGCTAACACTATAGAATTCAGCAACTATGATATTACTTTGTTGAAATTATTATCGGATGGAATTTTACAAAAAAACATCCCTAAAAAACTACAGGAAAAGAATATCTATCCAAACAGTTTGAGCAGTGTCGAAAAAAGAATCAATGCCATGAAGTTAGCACTAGCTGTGAAAAACACCGAGGAATTGATCGCTTCCAGCAAAAATATTGGAATAATTTAA
- a CDS encoding tRNA (cytidine(34)-2'-O)-methyltransferase gives MLNVVLVEPEIPNNTGNIGRLCVGTESRLHLIHPFGFVINDANLKRSGLDYWVHLDVTEYQSVEEWMNVIPDKSRVFLMSSHATHSIYDNEFQDGDWLVFGKESCGLSQEVLSLFDNHLTIPMSKLIRSFNIANSVAFVVGEAKRQIALK, from the coding sequence ATGTTAAATGTAGTTTTAGTAGAACCAGAAATTCCTAATAATACGGGAAATATCGGTCGTTTATGTGTAGGAACAGAAAGTAGATTACACTTGATTCATCCTTTTGGATTTGTCATTAATGATGCTAATTTGAAACGGTCAGGATTAGATTATTGGGTGCATCTTGACGTTACAGAATATCAAAGTGTTGAAGAATGGATGAATGTAATTCCAGACAAATCCCGAGTTTTTCTAATGAGCTCGCACGCCACACATTCGATTTATGACAATGAATTCCAAGATGGAGATTGGCTCGTTTTTGGAAAGGAAAGTTGTGGTTTGAGTCAGGAAGTTTTGAGTTTATTTGACAATCATTTGACCATTCCGATGTCTAAGTTGATTCGAAGCTTCAATATTGCTAATTCTGTGGCATTTGTTGTTGGAGAGGCGAAAAGACAAATCGCATTGAAGTGA
- a CDS encoding tetratricopeptide repeat-containing sensor histidine kinase, with the protein MQKSIFCFLLLILFSCTEKTEQHKDTSPKKELNPFYEKAFVLMDKNQTDSAFYYLNKGKDLFQKRKDSFGMAKSFVNMAILQENTGDNFGSIESSLIASKFLKEKDTAHYYSLFCNYNNLGVASGNLKNYDDAKRFYNKALLFTKDPVDKLMLFNNLAIAYHNEKDFTKAISIYKKLIDSIGSKSEFYPRLLLNYSRSKWFQNNNYDPVKNYLLAEKLSENWDDDWDKDAAYAYLAAYYLNKKPDSAKSYAKKMLTLAKKLQYPADELEALQTLIKLSDGTETQQYFDQYSKTQDSLVNAQNKAKNQFALIRFDSEKAKTENLILQKEHASHEYQVQIQKIIISVLISVFLIVVVITYFWIKKRRERLLLETNNKLQEQRLDLSKRVHDVVANGIYEVMTTIENQKDLPKEKLLDKLELMYEKSRDLSYDNNSQQDFQDKILGLVSSFDNEDTKIIIIGNDLDFWDHLSSKFKEETYQIIRELLVNMKKHSSATQVILRFNKENHNYEITYSDNGVGLPENFVEKNGFSNIKSRLEQINAELKIERSYLGGLKLSIKHCSYVQ; encoded by the coding sequence TTGCAAAAATCAATTTTTTGTTTTTTGTTGTTGATTCTGTTTTCCTGTACAGAAAAAACTGAACAACACAAAGACACTTCCCCCAAAAAAGAACTGAATCCTTTTTACGAAAAGGCTTTTGTTTTGATGGATAAAAATCAGACAGACAGCGCTTTCTATTATTTGAACAAAGGTAAAGACCTTTTTCAAAAGAGAAAAGATAGTTTTGGAATGGCCAAAAGCTTTGTTAATATGGCCATTCTTCAGGAAAATACAGGTGATAATTTTGGAAGTATTGAGAGCAGTTTGATTGCCTCCAAATTTCTTAAAGAAAAAGATACTGCCCATTATTATTCTCTATTTTGCAACTATAATAATTTGGGGGTTGCATCTGGAAATTTAAAAAATTATGATGATGCAAAGCGTTTCTACAATAAAGCTTTACTTTTCACAAAAGATCCTGTTGATAAATTGATGCTATTCAATAATCTAGCAATTGCTTATCATAATGAAAAAGATTTTACCAAAGCCATCTCTATTTACAAAAAACTCATTGATAGCATTGGTTCAAAAAGCGAGTTTTATCCGCGACTTTTATTAAATTATTCCAGATCCAAATGGTTTCAGAATAATAATTACGACCCTGTAAAGAATTATTTACTGGCAGAAAAACTAAGCGAGAATTGGGATGATGATTGGGATAAAGATGCGGCATATGCTTATTTGGCAGCTTATTACCTCAATAAAAAGCCCGATTCAGCGAAGTCTTATGCAAAAAAAATGCTGACACTGGCTAAAAAGTTACAATATCCTGCTGATGAATTAGAAGCTTTACAAACATTAATAAAACTATCAGACGGGACAGAAACTCAACAATATTTTGATCAATATTCTAAAACACAAGATAGCTTGGTTAATGCTCAAAACAAAGCCAAAAATCAATTCGCTTTGATCCGTTTTGATAGTGAAAAGGCGAAAACCGAAAATCTAATTCTCCAAAAAGAACACGCTTCTCACGAATATCAAGTTCAGATTCAGAAAATAATTATTAGTGTTCTAATTTCAGTTTTCCTTATCGTTGTAGTTATCACTTATTTTTGGATTAAAAAAAGGCGAGAAAGATTATTACTAGAAACCAATAACAAACTGCAGGAACAGCGATTGGATTTATCAAAAAGAGTTCACGATGTTGTAGCCAATGGGATTTATGAAGTCATGACAACTATAGAAAATCAGAAAGATCTGCCTAAAGAAAAACTTTTGGACAAGCTGGAATTGATGTATGAAAAATCCCGTGATCTGTCCTATGACAATAACAGTCAGCAAGATTTTCAGGATAAAATACTGGGTTTGGTAAGCTCTTTTGATAATGAGGATACAAAAATTATTATTATTGGAAACGATTTGGATTTTTGGGACCATTTAAGTTCTAAATTTAAAGAAGAAACCTATCAGATTATTCGGGAATTACTCGTTAATATGAAAAAGCACAGTTCTGCGACGCAGGTTATTTTAAGATTCAATAAAGAAAATCATAATTATGAAATCACTTATTCTGATAACGGTGTTGGATTACCGGAAAATTTTGTTGAGAAGAACGGATTTAGTAATATAAAATCTCGTTTGGAACAAATAAATGCAGAATTGAAGATAGAAAGAAGTTACTTGGGAGGTTTAAAATTATCAATAAAACATTGTTCTTATGTTCAGTAA
- the yihA gene encoding ribosome biogenesis GTP-binding protein YihA/YsxC, protein MVIKTAEFVKSSQKWQDCPEPTMPEYAFIGRSNVGKSSLINAMMNHKDLAKTSQTPGKTQLINNFLVNETWSLTDLPGYGYARVSKSLRKDFEKLITNYILNRRNLVNLFVLVDIRHTPQKIDLEFMQWLGESSVPFSIVFTKADKLKPGASERNVEVYKNELLKTWEDLPDLYITSAEKKEGVDLILKYIQKTNDFLVKNKVRFDD, encoded by the coding sequence ATGGTAATCAAAACCGCAGAATTTGTAAAAAGCAGTCAGAAATGGCAGGATTGTCCTGAGCCGACAATGCCGGAATATGCTTTCATCGGACGTTCCAATGTTGGAAAATCTTCTCTCATCAATGCGATGATGAATCACAAAGATCTTGCAAAAACATCTCAAACGCCTGGTAAAACTCAGTTAATCAATAACTTTTTGGTTAATGAAACCTGGTCGCTTACCGATCTTCCTGGTTACGGTTATGCGCGGGTTTCTAAAAGTCTGAGAAAAGATTTTGAGAAATTGATTACCAATTATATTCTTAACAGGAGAAATCTTGTGAACCTTTTTGTTCTTGTAGATATCCGCCATACACCGCAGAAAATCGATTTGGAATTTATGCAATGGCTTGGAGAGAGCAGTGTTCCGTTCTCAATTGTTTTTACCAAAGCGGATAAACTGAAGCCTGGCGCATCAGAGAGAAATGTTGAGGTTTATAAAAACGAATTGCTTAAAACCTGGGAAGATTTGCCAGACCTTTATATTACTTCTGCAGAGAAAAAGGAAGGTGTTGATTTGATTTTAAAATACATCCAGAAAACCAATGACTTTTTGGTTAAAAATAAAGTGAGATTCGATGATTAA
- a CDS encoding alpha/beta fold hydrolase — protein sequence MIFKTKKDTKYSYVEAGEGHPMVLLHGLMGGLSNFDKMINFYSDKGYQVFVPQLPIYDLPILNTNLASISKFVAKFITDVIGKPVTIVGNSMGGHIGLILTTSRPELVRNLVLTGSSGLYERTFGDSFPRKSDKEYIKKKTQDVFYDPIVATDELVDEVFAVVNDRMKGIKTVMLARSAIKHNMLNDLPKITCPTCIIWGKQDNVTPPEVAEDMHKFIPNSELHWIDKCGHAAMMEKPDEFNEILYTWLQKVM from the coding sequence ATGATTTTTAAGACAAAAAAAGACACGAAATATAGTTATGTAGAAGCGGGTGAAGGTCATCCAATGGTGCTTTTGCATGGTTTGATGGGCGGGTTGAGCAACTTCGATAAGATGATCAATTTTTATTCGGACAAAGGCTATCAGGTCTTTGTTCCACAATTGCCAATATATGATTTACCTATTCTGAATACCAATTTGGCTTCTATTTCAAAATTTGTAGCGAAATTTATTACAGATGTTATTGGAAAACCGGTAACGATAGTTGGTAATTCTATGGGCGGCCATATTGGTTTGATTCTCACGACTTCTCGTCCGGAACTGGTAAGAAATCTTGTTCTGACAGGTAGTTCTGGTCTTTACGAAAGAACATTCGGAGATAGTTTCCCAAGAAAAAGTGACAAAGAATATATCAAGAAAAAAACTCAGGACGTTTTCTACGACCCGATTGTTGCAACAGATGAGTTGGTAGATGAGGTTTTTGCGGTTGTGAATGACAGAATGAAAGGCATCAAAACCGTGATGTTGGCAAGAAGTGCCATCAAACACAATATGTTGAATGATCTTCCGAAAATCACTTGTCCAACTTGTATTATCTGGGGAAAACAAGATAATGTGACGCCGCCGGAAGTGGCAGAAGATATGCACAAATTCATCCCAAATTCTGAATTGCACTGGATCGATAAATGTGGTCACGCTGCGATGATGGAAAAGCCGGACGAGTTCAATGAGATTCTTTATACTTGGCTGCAAAAAGTAATGTAA
- a CDS encoding GNAT family N-acetyltransferase, producing the protein MINVDWKIKTFSELDTTELYEIIKARINVFVVEQDCPYPDLDDYDQKAIHLWAEKEGEVLAYCRIFDKGIKYQETSIGRVITTEKGRGTGLGKQLISYAVDIIENRFRTSEVRISAQDYLLKFYSGFGFQETEKKYLEDNIPHTEMFRK; encoded by the coding sequence ATGATTAATGTAGATTGGAAAATCAAAACATTTTCTGAACTTGATACGACGGAACTTTACGAAATCATCAAAGCCAGAATCAATGTTTTTGTAGTGGAACAAGATTGTCCTTATCCAGATTTGGATGATTATGATCAAAAAGCGATTCATCTTTGGGCAGAAAAAGAAGGCGAGGTTTTGGCTTATTGCAGGATTTTTGACAAAGGAATCAAATATCAGGAAACGTCTATTGGAAGAGTAATTACGACGGAAAAGGGTAGAGGAACAGGTTTAGGAAAACAACTGATTTCTTACGCAGTGGATATTATCGAGAATAGATTCCGAACTTCTGAAGTTAGAATTTCTGCTCAGGATTATTTATTGAAGTTTTATTCTGGATTTGGTTTTCAGGAAACGGAGAAAAAATATCTGGAAGATAATATTCCTCATACGGAGATGTTTAGGAAATAA